In the Kribbella sp. NBC_00482 genome, one interval contains:
- a CDS encoding DegT/DnrJ/EryC1/StrS family aminotransferase, whose protein sequence is MMVQPIPAAKPIIGKEEREAVDRVMQSGMLAQGPEVAAFEQEFGAALVSGRACVATNSGTSGLHLGLLAAGVGPGDEVIVPSFTFAATANSVALTGATPVFVDIEPTYFCLDPVAVEAAITEKTKAVMPVHLFGHPANITALQAIADKHGIQIYEDAAQAHGATWNGAPVGTFGEFAMFSLYPTKNMTSGEGGMNSVANADLERRMRLFRNQGMLKQYENEVVGLNNRMTDLHAAIGRVQLTKVGGWTKQRQENAAFLDANLQGVAVPAVAAEATHVYHQYTIRVTEDRDGFANALRTEYGVGCGVYYPIPNHRLPSFQRELDLPETEKAAAEVLSLPVHPSLSEDDLNRIVAAVNTVAKAGA, encoded by the coding sequence CTGATGGTGCAGCCGATTCCGGCCGCGAAGCCGATCATCGGGAAGGAGGAGCGCGAGGCTGTCGACCGTGTCATGCAGTCCGGCATGCTCGCCCAGGGTCCTGAGGTGGCGGCCTTCGAGCAGGAGTTCGGCGCAGCGCTGGTCTCCGGCCGGGCGTGCGTCGCGACGAACTCGGGCACGTCGGGTCTCCACCTCGGCCTGCTGGCCGCGGGGGTCGGACCGGGTGACGAGGTCATCGTCCCGTCCTTCACCTTCGCCGCGACCGCGAACAGCGTCGCGCTGACCGGCGCCACCCCGGTGTTCGTCGACATCGAGCCGACGTACTTCTGCCTGGACCCGGTCGCGGTCGAGGCCGCGATCACCGAGAAGACCAAGGCCGTCATGCCGGTGCACCTGTTCGGTCACCCGGCCAACATCACCGCGCTGCAGGCGATCGCCGACAAGCACGGCATCCAGATCTACGAGGACGCGGCGCAGGCTCACGGCGCCACCTGGAACGGCGCGCCCGTCGGCACCTTCGGCGAGTTCGCGATGTTCAGCCTCTACCCGACCAAGAACATGACGTCCGGCGAGGGCGGCATGAACTCGGTCGCGAACGCCGACCTCGAGCGCCGGATGCGGCTGTTCCGCAACCAGGGCATGCTCAAGCAGTACGAGAACGAGGTCGTCGGCCTGAACAACCGCATGACCGACCTGCACGCCGCCATCGGCCGCGTGCAGCTGACCAAGGTCGGCGGCTGGACCAAGCAGCGGCAGGAGAACGCGGCCTTCCTGGACGCGAACCTGCAGGGTGTCGCCGTTCCGGCGGTCGCCGCCGAGGCGACCCACGTGTACCACCAGTACACGATCCGCGTGACCGAGGACCGCGACGGTTTCGCGAACGCGCTCCGGACCGAGTACGGCGTCGGCTGCGGCGTGTACTACCCGATCCCGAACCACCGGCTCCCGTCGTTCCAGCGTGAGCTGGACCTGCCGGAGACCGAGAAGGCCGCGGCCGAGGTGCTCTCGCTGCCGGTCCACCCCTCGCTGTCCGAGGACGACCTGAACCGGATCGTGGCCGCGGTGAACACCGTGGCGAAGGCGGGTGCGTGA
- a CDS encoding Gfo/Idh/MocA family protein encodes MANLRAGLIGLGMMGRHHGRVLASLEGVDLVAVADPGGDKFNVAGGRPVHETIEQLIAEKLDYCMVAVPTQYHAEIAKALAEAGVHAMIEKPLAGSSAEATEIAKAFEAAGLVGAVGHIERYNPALQALRVRLEAGELGDIYQITTRRQGPFPARIADVGVVLDLATHDIDLTAWVTQSPFVSVSAQSAHKSGRQYEDLIAVTGKLADGTVTSHLVNWLSPMKERLTVVTGEKGAFIADTLTADLTFHANGTVVTAWDDVAHFRGVSEGDMVRYAISKPEPLRTEHEAFRDAVLGKEADIVTLQQGLTTVKVAEAVLQSASEDRTVKVAGESQ; translated from the coding sequence ATGGCGAACCTGCGTGCGGGCCTGATCGGCCTGGGCATGATGGGCCGGCACCACGGCCGCGTCCTGGCGTCCCTCGAGGGCGTCGACCTGGTCGCGGTCGCCGACCCGGGCGGTGACAAGTTCAACGTGGCCGGCGGTCGTCCGGTGCACGAGACCATCGAGCAGCTGATCGCCGAGAAGCTCGACTACTGCATGGTCGCGGTGCCGACGCAGTACCACGCCGAGATCGCGAAGGCGCTGGCCGAGGCCGGCGTACACGCGATGATCGAGAAGCCGCTGGCCGGTTCCTCGGCCGAGGCGACCGAGATCGCGAAGGCGTTCGAGGCGGCCGGTCTGGTCGGCGCGGTCGGCCACATCGAGCGGTACAACCCGGCGCTGCAGGCGCTGCGGGTGCGGCTGGAGGCCGGCGAGCTGGGCGACATCTACCAGATCACCACCCGCCGCCAGGGCCCGTTCCCGGCCCGGATCGCCGACGTCGGCGTGGTGCTCGACCTGGCCACCCACGACATCGACCTGACCGCCTGGGTGACCCAGTCGCCGTTCGTCTCGGTGTCGGCGCAGAGCGCCCACAAGTCGGGACGGCAGTACGAGGACCTGATCGCGGTGACCGGCAAGCTGGCCGACGGCACCGTCACCAGCCACCTGGTCAACTGGCTGTCCCCGATGAAGGAGCGCCTCACCGTCGTCACCGGTGAGAAGGGCGCCTTCATCGCCGACACCCTGACCGCCGACCTGACCTTCCACGCGAACGGCACCGTCGTCACCGCGTGGGACGACGTCGCGCACTTCCGCGGTGTCAGCGAGGGCGACATGGTCCGGTACGCGATCAGCAAGCCGGAGCCGCTGCGCACCGAGCACGAGGCGTTCCGCGACGCGGTGCTCGGCAAGGAGGCGGACATCGTCACTCTGCAGCAGGGTCTGACCACCGTGAAGGTGGCCGAGGCCGTTCTGCAGTCGGCATCCGAGGATCGAACCGTCAAGGTCGCCGGGGAGTCCCAGTAA
- a CDS encoding nucleotide sugar dehydrogenase has product MRVSVVALGKIGLPLAVQFAAKGHQVVGVDINQKFVDLVNAGQEPFPGEAHLQELLAETVADGRLRATTDYADAIPNSDAVVVVVPLFVDEQTGQPEFGWMENATRSLAEHLAPGTLVSYETTLPVGTTRNRWKPMLEEISGLTEGTDFHLVFSPERVLTGRVFADLRKYPKLVGGLSEEGAKRAIAFYEAVLDFDERPDLDRANGVWDLGSAEAAELAKLAETTYRDVNIGLANQFARFAGQNGIDVHAVIEASNSQPYSHIHRPGIAVGGHCIPVYPRLYLYTDPDATVVRAAREANAGMPDYTIGLLEGAFGDLKGANVVVLGASYRGGVKETAFSGVFPAVEALKARGAEVSVHDPLYTDEELQGLGFTPYTLGTPVDAAVLQADHAEYAQLSPADLPGVKVLVDGRDRTDPAKWAGVRRIVIGRSVSQ; this is encoded by the coding sequence GTGCGTGTCAGTGTTGTTGCCTTAGGCAAGATCGGACTGCCGTTGGCGGTCCAGTTCGCGGCCAAGGGCCATCAGGTCGTCGGCGTCGACATCAACCAGAAGTTCGTTGACCTGGTGAACGCCGGCCAGGAGCCGTTCCCGGGTGAGGCCCACCTGCAGGAGCTGCTCGCCGAGACCGTGGCCGACGGCCGCCTGCGGGCGACCACGGACTACGCGGACGCGATCCCGAACAGCGACGCGGTCGTCGTGGTCGTACCGCTGTTCGTGGACGAGCAGACCGGTCAGCCCGAGTTCGGCTGGATGGAGAACGCGACCCGTTCGCTGGCCGAGCACCTCGCGCCCGGCACGCTGGTCAGCTACGAGACCACGCTCCCGGTCGGCACCACCCGGAACCGGTGGAAGCCGATGCTGGAGGAGATCTCCGGCCTGACCGAGGGCACCGACTTCCACCTGGTGTTCTCGCCGGAGCGGGTGCTCACCGGCCGCGTCTTCGCGGACCTGCGCAAGTACCCGAAGCTCGTCGGCGGCCTGTCCGAGGAGGGCGCGAAGCGCGCCATCGCCTTCTACGAGGCCGTCCTGGACTTCGACGAGCGTCCGGACCTGGACCGCGCGAACGGCGTCTGGGATCTGGGCTCCGCGGAGGCGGCCGAGCTGGCGAAGCTGGCCGAGACCACCTACCGCGACGTGAACATCGGCCTGGCGAACCAGTTCGCCCGGTTCGCCGGCCAGAACGGCATCGACGTACACGCCGTCATCGAGGCGTCGAACTCGCAGCCGTACAGCCACATCCACCGGCCGGGTATCGCGGTCGGCGGCCACTGCATCCCGGTCTACCCGCGGCTGTACCTGTACACCGACCCGGACGCCACCGTCGTCCGGGCCGCCCGCGAGGCGAACGCCGGCATGCCCGACTACACGATCGGTCTGCTCGAGGGCGCGTTCGGTGACCTCAAGGGCGCCAACGTCGTCGTGCTCGGCGCGTCGTACCGCGGTGGCGTCAAGGAGACCGCGTTCTCCGGGGTCTTCCCGGCCGTGGAGGCGTTGAAGGCGCGCGGCGCCGAGGTGTCCGTGCACGACCCGCTGTACACCGACGAGGAGCTCCAGGGTCTCGGCTTCACGCCGTACACGCTGGGCACGCCGGTGGACGCGGCGGTGCTGCAGGCGGACCACGCGGAGTACGCGCAGCTGAGCCCGGCGGACCTGCCGGGCGTGAAGGTACTCGTCGACGGTCGCGACCGCACCGACCCGGCCAAGTGGGCCGGCGTGCGTCGGATTGTGATCGGAAGGTCGGTCAGCCAGTGA
- a CDS encoding acyltransferase, with product MTSRIAPSADVDDSAQIGDGSSVWHLAQIRENAVLGKNCIVGRGAYVGTGVRMGDNCKIQNYALVYEPASLEDGVFIGPAVVLTNDYFPRAVNPDGTPKSGHDWEPVGVTMKEGCSLGARSVCVAPVTIGRWATVAAGAVVTKDVPDFALVAGVPARRLKWVGKAGVPLLSVGDGEWKCPNTGEMYIETDGRLRPAGEAMEEN from the coding sequence GTGACGTCCCGCATCGCGCCATCCGCCGACGTCGACGACAGCGCCCAGATCGGCGACGGTTCGTCGGTCTGGCATCTGGCCCAGATCCGCGAGAACGCGGTCCTCGGCAAGAACTGCATCGTCGGCCGCGGTGCCTACGTCGGGACCGGGGTCCGGATGGGCGACAACTGCAAGATCCAGAACTACGCGCTGGTGTACGAGCCCGCGTCCCTCGAGGACGGCGTGTTCATCGGCCCGGCGGTGGTTCTCACCAACGACTACTTCCCGCGCGCGGTGAACCCGGACGGGACGCCGAAGAGCGGGCACGACTGGGAACCGGTCGGCGTGACGATGAAGGAAGGCTGCTCGCTCGGTGCGCGCAGCGTCTGCGTGGCCCCGGTCACCATCGGCCGCTGGGCGACCGTCGCCGCGGGTGCGGTCGTCACGAAGGACGTGCCAGACTTCGCGCTGGTCGCCGGGGTCCCGGCGCGCCGGCTCAAGTGGGTCGGCAAGGCCGGGGTCCCGCTGCTCTCCGTCGGGGACGGCGAGTGGAAGTGCCCGAACACGGGCGAGATGTACATCGAAACCGACGGACGGCTGCGGCCGGCCGGTGAAGCAATGGAGGAGAACTGA
- a CDS encoding acyltransferase family protein, whose translation MTKAAEENKTPPTQEAPGSAAATTPPPGAPVSTTPADAGPPRPGKRLPRVESLTGLRWWAAFFVFCHHMTQLAPLPIFKFLQYGTSGVTFFFVLSGFVLTWSSRPGTKISTFYRRRFARIFPLYFLTLVAAIFVFYRFEPPTGMAWIKPVSMTVLVLSGLLLQGWSNNPTILYGGNPAGWTLSVEAFFYAYFPFVWRATQRLKTVGGLILCVSVLVLGGAYRLALFHYKADVPVLPQPVLHSVAFLFGIGLAISLRSGWRPRIPVWFAFLVTGGGLYLLYYSGVHAKTFPGAITMGLCQKEILTFLYGFLILAVAARDMRGGRSVLRSKPMVALGQWSYAFYLVHATILYAIKEQHGVAGPIGWSNLTWYAGVLVLSIFASALLYKLVEHPLERKLRGPR comes from the coding sequence ATGACGAAGGCCGCCGAAGAGAACAAGACGCCGCCGACCCAGGAAGCCCCCGGGTCGGCCGCTGCCACGACTCCACCTCCCGGCGCGCCAGTCAGTACGACCCCCGCGGACGCGGGTCCACCGCGCCCCGGCAAGAGGTTGCCACGAGTCGAGTCGCTCACCGGTTTGCGCTGGTGGGCGGCCTTCTTCGTGTTCTGCCACCACATGACCCAGCTGGCGCCACTGCCAATCTTCAAATTCCTGCAGTACGGCACGTCCGGCGTCACGTTCTTCTTCGTGCTGTCCGGGTTCGTGCTCACCTGGTCGTCCCGGCCGGGGACGAAGATCAGCACGTTCTACCGGCGCCGGTTCGCGCGGATCTTCCCGCTGTACTTCCTCACCCTGGTCGCCGCGATCTTCGTCTTCTACCGGTTCGAGCCGCCGACCGGGATGGCCTGGATCAAGCCGGTCTCGATGACTGTGCTGGTACTGTCCGGGCTCCTGCTGCAGGGTTGGTCGAACAACCCGACGATCCTGTACGGCGGTAACCCGGCCGGCTGGACGCTGTCGGTGGAGGCGTTCTTCTACGCGTACTTCCCGTTCGTCTGGCGGGCCACGCAGCGGCTGAAGACGGTCGGCGGCCTGATCCTGTGCGTCTCGGTGCTCGTGCTCGGCGGGGCGTACCGCCTGGCGCTGTTCCACTACAAGGCCGACGTACCGGTGCTGCCGCAGCCGGTGCTGCACTCGGTGGCTTTCCTGTTCGGTATCGGCCTCGCGATCTCGCTGCGGTCCGGCTGGAGGCCGCGGATCCCGGTGTGGTTCGCGTTCCTGGTCACCGGCGGCGGCCTGTACCTGCTCTATTACTCCGGTGTGCACGCGAAAACGTTCCCGGGCGCGATCACCATGGGCCTGTGCCAGAAAGAGATCCTCACCTTCCTGTACGGCTTCCTGATCCTCGCGGTCGCCGCCCGCGACATGCGCGGCGGCCGGTCGGTGCTGCGCAGCAAGCCGATGGTCGCGCTCGGCCAGTGGTCGTACGCCTTCTACCTCGTGCACGCCACGATCCTGTACGCGATCAAGGAACAGCACGGTGTCGCCGGCCCGATCGGCTGGTCGAACCTGACCTGGTACGCCGGTGTCCTTGTCCTCTCGATCTTCGCCTCGGCGCTGCTCTACAAGTTGGTCGAGCACCCGCTGGAACGGAAGCTCCGAGGCCCCCGATGA
- the wecB gene encoding non-hydrolyzing UDP-N-acetylglucosamine 2-epimerase, which produces MKVLSVVGARPQFVKLAPVAEAFAAAQEQHGHQHVIVHTGQHYDKNMSDVFFADLRIPAPDVHLGVGSGSHGVQTGAMLAAMDAVLDEHKPDWVLVYGDTNSTLAGTLSAVKMHLPVAHLEAGLRSFNRLMPEEHNRVLTDHAADLLLAPTQVAMDHLANEGLKDRSRLVGDVMTDVCFRVRDAVKDNELDLPFKRGEYVVSTIHRAENTDDPERLAAIVDGLGAAGTPVLLLAHPRLVAKCAEHGIKLERPDGSLHVREPLAYPEMVAAVLGSAGVVTDSGGLQKEAFLLGRVCTTLRTETEWVETLDDGWNVLTSDVSKLPELAARPTPTGDRPMPYGDGHAAERVVATLAE; this is translated from the coding sequence ATGAAGGTTCTGAGCGTTGTCGGGGCGCGCCCGCAGTTCGTGAAGCTGGCGCCGGTGGCGGAGGCGTTTGCCGCCGCGCAAGAGCAACATGGGCACCAGCACGTGATCGTGCACACCGGCCAGCACTACGACAAGAACATGTCCGACGTGTTCTTCGCCGACCTGCGGATCCCGGCCCCGGACGTCCACCTGGGCGTCGGGTCCGGCAGCCACGGTGTCCAGACCGGCGCGATGCTGGCCGCGATGGACGCCGTACTGGACGAGCACAAGCCGGACTGGGTGCTGGTGTACGGCGACACGAACTCGACGCTCGCCGGCACGCTGTCCGCGGTGAAGATGCATCTGCCGGTGGCGCACCTCGAGGCCGGGCTGCGCTCGTTCAACCGGCTGATGCCGGAGGAGCACAACCGGGTCCTCACGGACCACGCGGCGGACCTGCTGCTGGCCCCGACCCAGGTGGCGATGGACCACCTGGCGAACGAGGGTCTGAAGGACAGGTCGCGGCTGGTCGGCGATGTGATGACCGACGTGTGCTTCCGGGTCCGCGACGCGGTCAAGGACAACGAGCTCGACCTGCCGTTCAAGCGCGGTGAGTACGTCGTCTCGACCATCCACCGGGCCGAGAACACCGACGACCCGGAGCGGCTGGCCGCGATCGTCGACGGTCTCGGCGCGGCCGGTACGCCGGTCCTGCTGCTGGCCCACCCGCGGCTCGTCGCGAAGTGTGCGGAGCACGGCATCAAGCTGGAGCGTCCGGACGGTTCGCTGCACGTCCGGGAGCCGCTGGCGTACCCGGAGATGGTCGCGGCCGTGCTCGGTTCGGCCGGTGTCGTGACCGACTCCGGCGGTCTTCAGAAGGAGGCCTTCCTGCTCGGCCGGGTGTGCACCACGCTGCGCACCGAGACCGAGTGGGTCGAGACGCTGGACGACGGATGGAACGTGTTGACATCCGACGTGAGTAAGCTGCCCGAGTTGGCTGCCCGGCCGACGCCCACCGGGGACCGCCCGATGCCGTACGGCGACGGCCACGCTGCAGAGCGTGTCGTTGCCACTCTCGCGGAGTAA